The Desulfobacterales bacterium genome has a segment encoding these proteins:
- a CDS encoding MBOAT family protein, with protein sequence MVFNSFQFAIFFVAVVGLYFTIPHRYRWMMSLAASYYFYMCWKVEYIVLIAASTLIAYYAGLQMAKTPGRAAKKKYLLLSLTTNLGILFFFKYFNFVSDSVQNAFNAVNIFYNTPTFDVLLPVGISFYTFQTLSYTIDVYKDSARVEKHLGIFALFVAFWPQLVAGPIERTAHLLPQFRQAHSFDYKRVTNGLRRMLWGLFKKVVIADQLAIYVNRVYNHVDDYQGATFIVATIFFAIQIYCDFSGYSDMAIGAARVMGYDLVENFKRPYFSKSVREFWQRWHISLTSWFRDYIYIPLGGNRVVKWRWYYNLMVTFLLSGLWHGANWTFLIWGALHGCYLVMETVTGDFVHRMAVKLFPDEQSFFNKAFRVLITLSLVCFAWIFFRANTVGDALTIITKIFVINTGKTGLYVAGKFSFMMSIVLILILIGVHLKERRIRFDHYMERLPLMVRWMAYTAAVWAIVISGIFGVKQEFIYFQF encoded by the coding sequence ATGGTATTCAACTCATTTCAATTCGCTATTTTTTTTGTGGCCGTTGTCGGGCTGTATTTTACGATTCCTCACCGGTACCGGTGGATGATGTCGCTGGCCGCCAGTTACTATTTTTACATGTGCTGGAAGGTCGAGTACATCGTTCTGATTGCCGCTTCGACACTGATCGCCTACTATGCCGGTTTGCAGATGGCGAAGACACCCGGCAGGGCGGCGAAGAAAAAATATCTGCTGCTCAGCCTGACCACCAATCTGGGCATCCTGTTTTTTTTCAAGTACTTCAACTTCGTGAGCGATTCCGTTCAGAATGCCTTCAATGCGGTGAACATTTTTTACAATACCCCGACCTTTGACGTGCTGCTGCCGGTCGGGATATCATTTTATACCTTCCAGACCCTGAGCTACACCATCGACGTGTATAAGGACAGCGCCCGGGTGGAAAAACACCTGGGAATCTTTGCACTGTTTGTGGCCTTCTGGCCGCAGCTGGTGGCTGGCCCCATTGAACGGACCGCCCACTTGCTGCCGCAATTCCGGCAGGCGCATTCGTTTGATTACAAACGGGTAACCAACGGCCTTCGCCGAATGCTCTGGGGGCTGTTCAAAAAAGTGGTCATTGCCGATCAGCTGGCCATTTATGTCAACCGGGTCTACAATCATGTGGACGACTACCAGGGCGCGACTTTTATCGTTGCGACGATTTTTTTTGCCATTCAGATCTACTGCGATTTTTCGGGCTATTCCGATATGGCGATCGGGGCCGCGCGGGTCATGGGCTATGACCTGGTGGAGAATTTCAAGCGTCCGTATTTTTCCAAATCCGTCCGTGAGTTCTGGCAGCGCTGGCACATCTCTCTGACGAGCTGGTTCAGGGATTATATCTACATCCCCCTGGGCGGCAACCGCGTCGTGAAATGGCGATGGTATTACAACCTGATGGTTACCTTCCTGCTCAGCGGACTTTGGCATGGCGCCAACTGGACCTTTCTGATCTGGGGAGCCCTTCACGGATGCTACCTGGTCATGGAAACCGTAACCGGGGATTTCGTGCATCGGATGGCCGTTAAACTGTTTCCGGATGAGCAGTCGTTTTTCAACAAAGCCTTTCGGGTGTTGATCACCCTGTCGCTGGTTTGTTTCGCCTGGATTTTTTTTCGGGCCAATACGGTCGGTGATGCGCTGACCATCATCACAAAAATATTCGTGATCAATACGGGGAAAACAGGGCTGTATGTCGCCGGAAAATTTTCTTTTATGATGAGTATCGTACTGATTCTGATCCTGATCGGCGTTCACCTGAAAGAGCGCAGGATACGGTTCGATCATTACATGGAGCGGCTGCCGCTGATGGTGCGCTGGATGGCCTATACGGCAGCTGTCTGGGCCATCGTCATCTCGGGCATTTTTGGCGTTAAACAGGAATTTATCTATTTTCAATTTTAG
- a CDS encoding glycosyl hydrolase family 28-related protein, whose product MENHHGRIGGRHGYFCSRNFRGGHESEPADTSGSKWVPAVWNDYLLNGPTEDHLPDFSRAGYQMGSRPIPDIRGPVFDATAAGFGAVPGDARDDTTAIQLAIDAAGAAGGGVVFLPAGRYDVHQTADAPFLRITHDHVILRGAGSEPSGTVLHLGAPGPGTTVRRLGTVPAEQEARHRTAVAVMGSEDRRELARYTGTVTRGQTLVNVSDTSSLVAGHPVVIEFHDPLIDVRQPDPEKVDIAVQLTHPFRLVEGQTDTFGNAARTISWIVKVEEILDSHRLRLAEAARFNQFERYKPVIYSFAGVHGVGIEHLRLESSWPGGYRHHKPFVGNDGAIVRSAKEQDYLWGGLWFSYACDGWVRNVVIKDLTQGINFSHCADVTVQDLNFQGLSGHAGITIGQSHGILVKRAHFFSRLVHPVTLTMWASGNVISDCEAHYEGRDDFSGTDAAIDFHGLFPHENLFDNLRGFYVCPGGDLSVLPHAGVRNVFWNIRVPERMECYTCEKADEFARTFDYQSTSSGTPDTMFEHLPQAFFIGLYRKGNRRVKVGDSASDRHNAWMTVEGLNRNNLAISSLYNAQRDNHCKNVVKALGSRGCREKRITPLGI is encoded by the coding sequence ATGGAAAATCATCACGGGCGTATTGGCGGCCGGCATGGTTATTTTTGCAGCCGGAATTTCAGGGGGGGGCATGAATCCGAACCGGCTGATACCTCCGGCAGCAAATGGGTTCCGGCCGTCTGGAATGACTATTTGCTCAACGGGCCGACCGAGGACCATCTTCCCGATTTTTCCCGTGCCGGTTACCAGATGGGCTCCCGGCCGATTCCCGACATCCGGGGGCCTGTCTTTGATGCTACGGCTGCCGGGTTCGGCGCTGTCCCCGGTGATGCCCGCGACGATACAACGGCCATTCAGTTGGCCATCGATGCAGCGGGTGCTGCCGGCGGCGGGGTGGTTTTTCTTCCCGCCGGCCGCTACGATGTCCATCAGACGGCTGACGCCCCCTTTCTTCGCATCACCCATGATCATGTGATCCTTCGCGGTGCGGGATCCGAACCGTCCGGAACGGTCCTTCACCTGGGAGCACCGGGGCCCGGAACCACCGTTCGACGGCTGGGAACCGTACCTGCCGAACAGGAAGCCCGCCACCGGACTGCCGTGGCCGTGATGGGATCGGAAGACAGGCGGGAACTGGCCCGTTACACAGGAACTGTAACACGCGGGCAGACGCTGGTAAACGTATCGGACACCTCGAGTCTGGTTGCAGGGCACCCTGTGGTCATCGAATTTCATGATCCGCTCATCGACGTCAGGCAACCGGATCCGGAAAAAGTGGATATCGCCGTCCAGCTGACCCATCCCTTCCGGCTGGTTGAGGGCCAGACCGACACTTTTGGAAACGCGGCCCGTACCATCTCATGGATCGTAAAGGTGGAAGAGATTCTCGACAGCCACAGACTTCGTCTGGCGGAGGCCGCCCGTTTCAACCAGTTCGAGCGCTACAAACCCGTCATTTATTCCTTTGCCGGCGTCCATGGCGTGGGAATCGAACATCTGCGCCTGGAAAGCAGTTGGCCCGGAGGCTACCGGCATCATAAACCCTTTGTGGGAAACGATGGCGCCATCGTTCGGAGCGCCAAAGAGCAGGACTACCTGTGGGGCGGGCTGTGGTTCAGTTACGCCTGCGATGGATGGGTCAGAAACGTTGTCATCAAGGATTTGACCCAGGGGATCAATTTCAGTCATTGCGCGGATGTCACGGTTCAGGACTTGAATTTTCAGGGACTCAGCGGACACGCGGGAATCACCATCGGCCAGAGCCATGGAATTCTGGTGAAACGCGCTCATTTCTTCTCCAGGCTGGTTCACCCGGTGACGCTCACCATGTGGGCCTCGGGCAACGTGATCTCCGACTGCGAAGCTCACTATGAAGGCAGGGATGATTTTAGCGGAACTGACGCCGCCATCGACTTTCACGGTCTCTTTCCCCATGAAAATCTTTTCGACAACCTGCGGGGTTTTTATGTCTGTCCCGGCGGCGATCTGAGCGTTCTGCCCCATGCGGGTGTCCGTAATGTGTTCTGGAACATCCGGGTGCCTGAGCGGATGGAGTGCTACACCTGCGAAAAGGCGGATGAATTTGCCCGCACCTTTGACTATCAAAGCACTTCGTCAGGGACGCCGGACACCATGTTCGAGCACCTGCCTCAGGCATTTTTTATCGGCCTTTACCGCAAGGGCAACCGCAGGGTCAAGGTGGGCGACTCCGCCTCCGACCGGCACAATGCCTGGATGACGGTAGAGGGGCTTAATCGAAACAATTTGGCCATTTCATCCCTTTACAATGCCCAGCGCGACAACCATTGCAAGAACGTTGTCAAGGCGTTGGGCAGCAGGGGCTGCAGGGAAAAAAGGATCACCCCCTTGGGTATTTAA
- a CDS encoding MYG1 family protein: MKKLIITHPGGAHFDEFFAVSLILAVHPDTDFTIVRREPIQEELDNPAVWVVDVGDRYEPALKNFDHHQDIDLNASFVLVARYLNLDRRLQDMPWWTFKDRIDRFGPFRVGAELGVKSLLPSYSPVETWLLKRFEQSPLELYPLMRSFGQHILEEADHLKAQFDFWDQCEKVTLNGRIVMIGLTTDSDGAEWYSAQMETPASIVITHDSRRSGWRLARIRDAEGVDFSKLEGHDCILFAHKTGFMAKTKEQLPIDEVLKLISLALD; this comes from the coding sequence ATGAAAAAATTAATAATCACACACCCCGGTGGAGCCCATTTTGATGAATTTTTCGCAGTGTCTCTGATACTGGCGGTTCACCCGGATACGGATTTTACCATAGTGCGGCGGGAACCCATTCAGGAGGAGCTGGACAATCCGGCGGTGTGGGTGGTTGATGTGGGAGACCGATATGAGCCGGCCCTGAAAAATTTTGATCACCATCAGGATATTGACCTGAATGCGAGCTTTGTGCTGGTGGCCAGGTATCTGAACCTTGACCGGCGGCTTCAGGACATGCCGTGGTGGACATTCAAAGACAGAATTGATCGCTTCGGTCCGTTCAGGGTTGGCGCTGAGCTGGGTGTAAAGAGTCTTCTTCCGAGTTACAGCCCTGTTGAAACCTGGCTCCTGAAGCGGTTTGAGCAGTCTCCACTGGAACTGTATCCGCTGATGCGGTCATTCGGGCAACACATTTTAGAAGAGGCCGACCACCTGAAGGCGCAGTTTGATTTCTGGGATCAGTGCGAGAAGGTGACCCTGAACGGCAGAATTGTGATGATCGGCTTGACCACCGATTCAGACGGTGCGGAATGGTACAGCGCTCAGATGGAGACACCGGCATCCATCGTCATTACGCATGACAGCCGTCGCAGCGGATGGAGGCTTGCAAGAATCAGGGATGCTGAGGGGGTTGATTTTTCGAAACTCGAGGGGCACGACTGCATTCTGTTTGCGCACAAGACCGGCTTTATGGCCAAAACAAAAGAGCAGCTTCCCATCGATGAGGTATTAAAATTGATCAGCCTGGCACTGGACTAG
- a CDS encoding TonB-dependent receptor, with the protein MIDQKLKQIVITMLVLSAFTLPSATGHAGESCLSDIIVSARGTQSLISSTPGGTGTVQAEDILEAQAPSLSDIAALIPGVSLSSDSAWGSDINIRGLSRDSVVLLIDGCRVNTSTDINARFGLIDPMDIERIEVLKGPISALYGSGSIGGVVNVITRKGCFTSTPAWSGTVSGGLGSNPSGYSSYANAAYESPDIWVYASGSRRDYGSYDTGDSEEMPNSQFDDRQGRASMGKKWNSGAVTEFSVRTYEAEDVGIPGTGTAPLPTTARVTYPRSTETEITASHTISPDGPLLKQSAVKAFYQKIDRRVQIDELPAAFPKERLCPSADHETMGIKWQNTLKTGPHQMITGLDVWNWHMESERETEFKSGAIGIDRPTPTADQLSAGGFAEDDWHLSDTWTVNLGARIDYISMENDAADTWILPPAPTTPNPELWPARTWDDITWNAHAGLTWHVASEWSLTGICASSYRAPTILERFKYLNLAGGIVSRGNPDLDPERSLFFEFGLHYDASRVHFHSGLFANRLQDLIIDQKITPALYESANVNEAEIYGAEAEVSWNFIDGWLIEANIAYTTGRDTTENDDLPFIPPLKGMLSVRFDPMKSWWFKLGTDWALKQDNVPDDEDTTDGWITFNARVGFRFNAFYADNELILGAENITNAAYRNYLSTSRGIDLKEAGTNLIAVWQMKF; encoded by the coding sequence ATGATCGATCAAAAACTGAAGCAGATTGTTATTACGATGCTGGTGCTGTCGGCCTTTACCCTGCCGTCCGCGACCGGGCATGCCGGGGAAAGCTGCCTGTCAGATATCATCGTCAGCGCCCGCGGTACGCAAAGCCTGATTTCATCCACACCCGGCGGTACGGGCACAGTTCAAGCCGAAGACATCCTGGAGGCCCAGGCGCCAAGTCTGTCCGATATCGCCGCCCTGATTCCGGGGGTCAGCCTGTCATCCGATTCGGCATGGGGTTCGGACATCAACATCCGGGGATTGAGCAGGGATTCGGTGGTGCTGTTGATTGACGGCTGCCGGGTTAATACGTCCACGGATATCAATGCCCGTTTCGGACTGATCGATCCCATGGATATCGAGCGCATCGAGGTGCTGAAAGGTCCCATCAGCGCGCTTTACGGATCGGGGTCCATCGGAGGTGTGGTCAATGTGATTACCCGAAAAGGCTGTTTCACGTCAACGCCCGCATGGAGCGGAACCGTGTCCGGGGGATTGGGCAGTAACCCGTCGGGGTATAGCAGTTACGCCAACGCCGCCTATGAAAGTCCCGACATCTGGGTTTACGCATCCGGCAGCCGTCGGGACTACGGCAGTTACGACACGGGGGATTCTGAAGAAATGCCCAACAGTCAGTTTGACGACCGGCAGGGCAGAGCCAGCATGGGTAAAAAATGGAATTCCGGCGCTGTCACCGAGTTTTCCGTACGGACATATGAAGCCGAAGATGTCGGCATTCCGGGGACAGGAACCGCACCGCTGCCGACAACTGCCAGGGTCACCTACCCGCGCAGCACCGAAACCGAGATAACCGCAAGCCATACGATTTCCCCCGACGGTCCGTTGCTCAAGCAATCGGCAGTCAAGGCATTTTATCAGAAAATCGACCGCCGCGTCCAAATCGACGAACTTCCGGCCGCTTTTCCCAAAGAGCGGCTCTGCCCTTCCGCAGACCATGAAACGATGGGGATAAAATGGCAAAACACACTGAAAACCGGACCCCACCAGATGATCACCGGTCTGGACGTGTGGAACTGGCATATGGAATCCGAACGGGAAACCGAATTTAAATCCGGAGCCATTGGAATCGACCGGCCCACCCCGACGGCCGACCAGCTGTCGGCGGGCGGGTTTGCCGAGGATGACTGGCATCTGTCCGATACCTGGACCGTAAATCTCGGCGCCCGGATCGATTATATCTCGATGGAAAACGATGCGGCCGACACCTGGATTCTGCCCCCTGCCCCGACGACTCCGAACCCGGAACTCTGGCCGGCCCGGACATGGGACGATATCACCTGGAACGCGCATGCCGGCCTCACGTGGCATGTTGCATCCGAATGGTCCCTGACGGGTATCTGCGCCTCCAGTTACCGTGCGCCCACTATCCTCGAACGGTTCAAATACCTCAACCTGGCCGGTGGCATTGTGTCCCGGGGAAACCCGGACCTGGATCCGGAACGATCCCTGTTCTTTGAATTCGGCCTGCATTACGACGCATCCCGCGTTCATTTTCATTCCGGTCTTTTCGCCAACCGGCTGCAGGATCTGATCATCGATCAGAAAATCACCCCCGCACTCTACGAAAGCGCCAATGTCAACGAGGCGGAAATTTATGGAGCGGAAGCCGAAGTGTCATGGAATTTCATCGACGGCTGGCTGATAGAGGCCAACATTGCTTATACAACAGGCCGGGATACCACAGAAAATGACGATCTTCCCTTCATTCCGCCGCTCAAAGGCATGCTCAGTGTCCGGTTCGATCCGATGAAGTCATGGTGGTTTAAGCTGGGGACCGACTGGGCGCTCAAACAGGACAACGTACCGGATGATGAGGACACAACCGATGGATGGATCACCTTCAATGCCCGTGTCGGTTTCCGGTTCAATGCGTTTTATGCAGACAACGAATTGATTTTGGGTGCGGAGAACATCACCAACGCTGCCTACCGGAATTACCTGTCGACATCCCGCGGCATCGATCTCAAGGAAGCCGGAACAAATCTGATTGCGGTATGGCAGATGAAATTCTGA
- a CDS encoding ATP-binding cassette domain-containing protein: MLSVNHLYKNYGNKKVIEDLSFHIGPAEKVCIFAPSGAGKSTLLEILSGLDPDYKGRFEISARPVATVFQNPSLFWYKTVEENIIYPLRITRTRMDTSIRTLYNEWMETAGLKGFETHYPFEISGGMKQKVSLIRGFLLRPQLILMDEPFSSIDMNSKRAIIDFIRNRYPDTAMMLVTHNLDEIPLVSDNILFFNSTPLSGSRVMRFDAHTDRFTLANSLLGEPFPLQQESPKGV; the protein is encoded by the coding sequence ATGTTAAGCGTTAATCATCTTTACAAGAACTACGGAAATAAGAAAGTCATCGAAGACCTGAGCTTTCATATCGGTCCCGCGGAAAAAGTGTGCATTTTCGCGCCTTCCGGAGCGGGCAAGTCCACTCTTCTGGAAATTCTCTCCGGATTGGACCCGGATTACAAAGGCCGTTTCGAGATTTCGGCCCGACCGGTTGCGACCGTTTTCCAGAATCCGTCGCTGTTCTGGTATAAAACCGTGGAGGAAAATATCATTTACCCGCTGCGGATCACACGAACCCGAATGGATACCTCCATCCGGACTCTCTACAACGAATGGATGGAAACCGCCGGTCTGAAAGGATTTGAAACTCATTACCCATTCGAGATCTCCGGCGGCATGAAGCAGAAGGTATCCCTCATAAGGGGGTTTCTCCTTCGCCCTCAACTGATTCTGATGGACGAGCCGTTCAGCTCCATCGATATGAATTCAAAACGCGCCATCATCGATTTTATTCGTAATCGATACCCGGATACCGCCATGATGCTGGTCACCCACAACCTGGATGAAATCCCCCTGGTTTCGGATAACATCCTTTTTTTCAATTCTACGCCTCTCTCCGGGAGCCGGGTGATGCGGTTCGATGCCCATACCGACCGATTCACCCTGGCCAATTCACTGCTCGGGGAACCGTTTCCTTTGCAACAGGAATCACCGAAAGGAGTCTGA